In a genomic window of Shouchella clausii:
- the hisIE gene encoding bifunctional phosphoribosyl-AMP cyclohydrolase/phosphoribosyl-ATP diphosphatase HisIE has protein sequence MKPIRFDKDGLVPAIVQDANSKAVLTLAYMNEESLQKTMETKETWFYSRSRQQLWHKGETSGNTQHVVDVRYDCDQDAVLVLVEPKGPACHTGAYSCFSQSLTGGTSKVAGNRFQILNDLEETIAKREAEMPEGAYTTYLFTEGVDKILKKVGEEAGEVIIAAKNRDPEELRWEVADLFYHVLVLLQEQKLPLDKVLETLEARHQS, from the coding sequence ATGAAACCAATCCGCTTTGATAAAGACGGGCTCGTCCCAGCAATCGTCCAAGATGCAAATAGCAAAGCGGTGCTAACGCTTGCTTATATGAATGAAGAATCGCTGCAAAAGACAATGGAGACGAAAGAAACATGGTTTTACAGCCGGTCACGCCAACAGCTTTGGCATAAAGGAGAAACATCAGGCAATACACAACATGTTGTTGACGTCCGCTATGACTGCGACCAAGACGCTGTACTTGTACTTGTGGAACCGAAGGGGCCCGCTTGCCATACAGGGGCATACAGTTGTTTTTCACAGTCGCTAACTGGCGGTACTAGCAAGGTGGCAGGCAATCGTTTTCAAATTTTAAACGACCTTGAAGAAACGATTGCAAAGCGGGAGGCGGAAATGCCAGAAGGGGCGTATACAACATACTTGTTTACAGAAGGCGTCGATAAAATATTGAAAAAAGTCGGCGAAGAGGCAGGAGAAGTAATCATTGCCGCAAAAAACCGCGACCCCGAAGAGCTACGTTGGGAAGTAGCCGACTTGTTTTACCACGTCCTTGTTCTCTTACAGGAACAAAAGCTTCCTTTGGATAAAGTACTGGAAACGTTGGAAGCGCGCCATCAATCATAA
- a CDS encoding AraC family transcriptional regulator, with amino-acid sequence MGTIHFEIDDHLKEQTAHRTVDLPIACYHTSIKENSNGYIPLHWHDELQFVVVTNGKVRFHVNNETVIVHEKNGVFINSGSLHMAESLPHLNSRYICLNVDPSFILPQELFATYVSPYIQATNLPYLDICADEGWGKNIIDCTLSIHRSIEEQPPYYEIDVTTKMVAIWKLLISNGLRLEYDQNKMMQNRRVKGMLQWIHSHFGENISLDDIAKAGQLSRSECCRYFKRMLKTSPLQYVTDYRIQKSLPLLQQPNATVTDVAYQVGFNSTSYFIARFRKVMNMTPLAYKKSKLKDFH; translated from the coding sequence GTGGGGACAATCCATTTTGAAATTGATGATCATTTAAAAGAACAAACAGCCCATCGAACTGTTGATTTGCCGATTGCCTGCTATCATACATCCATTAAAGAAAACAGCAACGGCTATATTCCTCTTCATTGGCATGATGAGCTACAATTTGTCGTTGTAACAAATGGAAAAGTACGTTTTCATGTCAATAATGAGACGGTTATTGTTCATGAGAAGAATGGGGTGTTCATCAATAGCGGCAGCCTTCACATGGCTGAAAGTCTGCCTCATTTAAATAGTCGCTATATTTGTCTTAATGTCGATCCATCTTTCATTTTGCCGCAAGAGCTTTTTGCAACTTATGTTAGCCCATACATTCAAGCGACGAACCTTCCCTACTTGGATATTTGTGCCGATGAAGGGTGGGGGAAAAATATTATTGACTGTACGTTAAGCATCCATCGATCGATTGAAGAGCAGCCCCCTTATTATGAAATTGATGTCACTACCAAGATGGTGGCGATATGGAAACTTCTAATCTCAAATGGACTGCGATTAGAATACGACCAGAACAAGATGATGCAAAATCGACGAGTAAAGGGAATGCTTCAATGGATTCATAGCCACTTTGGAGAGAACATTTCCTTAGATGATATAGCAAAGGCAGGGCAGCTAAGCCGCTCTGAATGTTGCCGCTATTTTAAACGAATGCTAAAAACGTCCCCCCTTCAATACGTTACTGATTACCGTATCCAAAAAAGCTTGCCTCTCTTGCAGCAGCCAAACGCAACTGTAACGGACGTAGCTTATCAAGTAGGTTTTAACAGCACAAGCTATTTTATCGCTCGATTCCGAAAAGTGATGAACATGACACCACTTGCCTACAAAAAATCGAAACTTAAGGATTTTCATTGA
- the hisF gene encoding imidazole glycerol phosphate synthase subunit HisF — protein sequence MLAKRIIPCLDVKEGRVVKGTQFLSLRDAGDPVELAAFYDKEGADELVFLDISASHEGRETMVDVVREVAATLAIPFTVGGGINTLADIRRILRAGADKVSINTAALLRPAFIREGADYFGSQCIVVAIDAKFDKALGTWRVYTHGGRKQTDWLATDWAKEAVRLGAGELLVTSMDQDGAKTGFDLSLLKAINEVVTVPVIASGGAGAASDFVDVFKHNYADAALAASIFHYKETSIQEVKARLREEGECIR from the coding sequence ATGCTAGCAAAACGAATTATTCCATGCCTAGACGTGAAAGAAGGCCGTGTGGTGAAAGGGACGCAATTTCTCTCCTTGCGCGATGCTGGCGATCCAGTCGAACTCGCTGCTTTTTACGACAAAGAAGGCGCAGACGAGCTTGTGTTTCTTGATATTTCTGCTTCCCATGAAGGGCGGGAAACAATGGTCGATGTGGTCCGCGAAGTCGCTGCGACGCTAGCAATTCCTTTTACCGTTGGCGGAGGCATTAACACACTCGCTGACATACGCCGCATTTTGCGCGCCGGCGCAGACAAAGTGTCCATTAACACAGCCGCCCTGCTTCGTCCAGCGTTTATTCGCGAAGGCGCCGATTATTTTGGCTCACAATGCATCGTTGTCGCCATTGATGCGAAATTTGATAAGGCGCTTGGCACGTGGCGCGTGTACACACATGGTGGCCGCAAACAGACTGACTGGTTAGCGACCGATTGGGCCAAGGAGGCTGTCCGCTTAGGGGCCGGCGAACTGCTCGTAACTAGCATGGATCAAGATGGAGCGAAGACAGGGTTTGATTTGTCGTTGTTAAAAGCGATCAATGAAGTAGTGACAGTGCCCGTGATTGCCTCTGGTGGAGCAGGAGCGGCAAGCGACTTTGTTGATGTGTTCAAACACAATTACGCAGATGCAGCCCTTGCGGCATCGATTTTCCATTACAAAGAAACGTCAATTCAAGAAGTAAAAGCCCGTTTACGGGAAGAAGGTGAGTGCATCCGATGA
- a CDS encoding GNAT family N-acetyltransferase: protein MSDIAFIRKIEALSMNAQPALKTVKKGGWILRFANGYTKRANSIHPLYPFYGELEKNIEACEQMYRRKNLPVVYKLTAAACPRDLDSSLDAKGYDYIGETSVQVLSLAKIGEKPEAYVESCHRLDRKWFDHYCRWNHVCEADQQTLKQMFNNIAAETCYMLITDKDGIPCACGLGVIEDRYIGLFDIVTKKKERKQGYGTQLIQRLLHWGKENEAAFAYLQVVRENKPALALYTKLGFEEMYAYWYRVKS from the coding sequence ATGTCTGACATAGCGTTCATTCGAAAAATAGAAGCGTTATCAATGAATGCACAGCCTGCCCTTAAGACAGTGAAGAAAGGCGGATGGATTTTGCGCTTCGCCAATGGTTATACAAAAAGAGCAAACTCGATTCATCCACTCTATCCTTTTTATGGGGAGCTTGAAAAGAACATCGAGGCCTGTGAACAAATGTACCGCAGGAAAAATCTTCCTGTAGTTTATAAGCTGACCGCGGCTGCTTGTCCACGCGATTTGGATAGTTCGCTAGATGCAAAGGGGTATGATTATATAGGGGAGACGAGTGTTCAAGTTTTGTCTTTAGCAAAAATCGGTGAAAAGCCAGAAGCTTATGTCGAAAGTTGCCACCGACTAGACCGAAAATGGTTTGATCATTATTGTCGTTGGAATCATGTTTGCGAAGCAGACCAGCAGACATTAAAACAAATGTTTAACAACATTGCCGCCGAGACGTGCTACATGCTTATAACGGACAAAGACGGGATCCCTTGTGCTTGCGGGTTAGGGGTCATTGAAGATAGGTACATTGGGTTATTTGATATTGTGACAAAGAAGAAGGAACGAAAACAAGGATATGGAACGCAGCTAATCCAACGTTTGCTTCATTGGGGAAAAGAAAATGAAGCAGCCTTTGCTTACTTGCAAGTGGTCCGTGAAAATAAGCCAGCCCTCGCACTCTATACGAAGCTTGGCTTTGAAGAAATGTATGCATACTGGTACCGAGTCAAAAGCTGA